A genomic region of Anaerolineales bacterium contains the following coding sequences:
- a CDS encoding cation transporter, translating to MQSETRANLTKYAWLSIAAALVTIGLKAAAYWVTGSVGLLSDALESLVNLAGAVLALGMLSLAAAPPDEEHAYGHTKAEYFSSVVEGVLILLAAGSIGYTAVRGLMNPRPIEAFGLGLAVSVLASLINLAVALVLRRAARTHHSASLEANAQHLLTDVWTSAGVLAAVGLVALSGWQVLDPIIALVVAANITYSGVKIVRSSAAGLLDAALPPEQLAAVRSAIAGELPAGVQYHALRTRQSGARSFVSLHVLVPGGWTVARGHRLLERVEAAVRAALSGDVTVFTHLESIGDVASYEDEGLDR from the coding sequence ATGCAAAGCGAAACGCGCGCAAACTTAACTAAGTACGCCTGGCTCTCAATCGCCGCCGCCTTGGTGACGATTGGGCTCAAGGCCGCCGCCTACTGGGTTACCGGCTCGGTGGGTCTGCTGTCGGATGCGCTCGAATCGCTGGTGAACCTGGCCGGCGCGGTGCTGGCGCTGGGCATGCTCAGCTTGGCCGCCGCCCCACCCGATGAAGAGCACGCCTACGGCCACACCAAGGCCGAGTACTTCTCCAGTGTGGTGGAAGGTGTGCTGATCCTGCTGGCGGCCGGCAGCATTGGCTACACCGCCGTGCGTGGCCTGATGAACCCGCGCCCGATCGAAGCCTTTGGCCTCGGCCTGGCGGTTTCGGTATTGGCCTCGCTGATCAACTTGGCGGTGGCGTTGGTGCTGCGTCGGGCCGCCCGCACGCACCACTCTGCGAGCCTGGAGGCCAACGCCCAGCACTTGCTCACCGATGTGTGGACCTCGGCCGGCGTGCTGGCGGCGGTGGGCCTGGTGGCACTGAGCGGCTGGCAAGTGCTCGACCCCATTATTGCGCTGGTGGTGGCGGCTAACATCACCTACAGCGGGGTCAAGATCGTGCGCAGCTCAGCCGCCGGGCTGCTGGATGCGGCGCTGCCGCCGGAGCAGTTGGCGGCGGTGCGCAGCGCCATCGCAGGCGAGCTACCGGCGGGCGTGCAGTATCACGCCTTGCGCACGCGGCAATCCGGGGCACGCAGCTTCGTCTCGCTGCACGTGCTGGTGCCGGGCGGCTGGACGGTGGCGCGCGGCCACCGCCTACTGGAGCGTGTGGAGGCAGCGGTACGCGCCGCGCTCAGCGGCGACGTCACCGTGTTCACGCACCTGGAGTCGATTGGCGACGTGGCGAGCTACGAGGACGAGGGGCTGGATCGGTAA
- the rpmF gene encoding 50S ribosomal protein L32 produces MTPLPKRKHSKGRRDRRRAHDALQARQTVTCSNCGQMRLPHQVCANCGYYKGREVVKVERE; encoded by the coding sequence ATGACACCGCTTCCGAAACGCAAGCATTCCAAGGGCCGCCGTGACCGCCGCCGCGCCCATGACGCCCTGCAGGCCCGCCAGACGGTGACCTGCTCCAACTGCGGCCAGATGCGCCTGCCCCATCAGGTCTGCGCCAACTGCGGCTACTACAAGGGCCGCGAAGTCGTAAAGGTCGAGCGCGAGTAA
- the fabD gene encoding ACP S-malonyltransferase, whose amino-acid sequence MILDANTTAFLFPGQGSQKVGMGKELADAYPEAKQVFEEADATLGLALSALAWDGPEAELNDTVNTQPALFVHSLAALRVLQAQQPGFVPAYVAGHSLGELSAAVAAGALDYAAGVQLVRRRGELMKEAGTLAPGGMAAILGLDIPSLDAICAEASTADETVQVANDNCPGQVVISGHAAAVERAMLAAKAAGAKRALPLPVSIAAHSALMATAQAGFNAAVAAAHITNPTTPLIGNVSAAPLADAAALRADLEAQLTSRVRWTETIQALRAAGVNTFVELGTGNVLTGLLKRIDPDAVGIALGTPEDFEKLAAS is encoded by the coding sequence ATGATCCTAGACGCTAACACCACCGCATTCCTGTTCCCCGGCCAAGGCTCACAAAAAGTGGGCATGGGCAAAGAACTGGCCGACGCCTACCCAGAAGCCAAGCAGGTCTTCGAGGAAGCCGATGCCACGCTCGGCCTGGCGCTGTCTGCGCTGGCCTGGGACGGTCCCGAGGCCGAACTTAACGACACGGTGAACACGCAGCCGGCGCTGTTTGTGCACTCGCTGGCGGCCCTGCGCGTACTGCAGGCGCAGCAGCCCGGCTTTGTGCCCGCCTATGTCGCCGGGCACAGCCTGGGCGAACTGAGCGCGGCGGTGGCCGCCGGGGCGCTGGACTATGCCGCAGGCGTGCAGTTGGTGCGCCGCCGCGGTGAGCTGATGAAGGAAGCTGGCACTCTGGCACCCGGTGGCATGGCGGCGATTTTAGGACTGGATATCCCCTCGCTAGATGCAATTTGTGCCGAAGCCAGCACAGCTGACGAGACGGTACAAGTGGCCAACGACAACTGCCCAGGCCAGGTGGTGATCAGTGGCCATGCGGCCGCGGTGGAACGCGCCATGCTGGCCGCCAAGGCAGCCGGTGCCAAGCGCGCCCTGCCCCTGCCGGTGAGCATCGCTGCTCATTCGGCGTTGATGGCCACGGCGCAAGCCGGCTTCAATGCGGCGGTGGCGGCGGCGCACATCACCAACCCCACCACCCCGCTGATCGGCAACGTGAGCGCCGCGCCGCTGGCGGATGCGGCCGCCCTGCGTGCCGACCTGGAAGCGCAGCTGACCAGCCGCGTGCGCTGGACGGAAACCATCCAGGCGCTGCGTGCCGCGGGCGTGAATACGTTCGTTGAGTTGGGTACAGGCAATGTGCTCACTGGCTTGCTTAAGCGCATCGACCCTGACGCGGTTGGCATCGCCTTGGGCACGCCAGAAGATTTTGAGAAGCTGGCAGCAAGTTAG
- a CDS encoding aminomethyltransferase family protein, producing the protein MPIPSPLYSRTAALCTTQEWRDWSGYFSAITYGPSHEVEYYAVRNAAGLMDASPLYKYEIRGADAERLLDRMVTRNVAKSRVGQVLYTPWCDEDGKVIDDGTLARLGKDHFRLTAADPSLRWLQDVGYGLDVELRDVSTELAALALQGPNSYPILKSLFSNLKLETLRYYNLRQTEFNGAPLTITRTGYTGDLGYELWTPAEHAPALWDAVMQAGAGYGIMPLGLAALDILRVEAGLLLIEVDYSSTLHARIPEQQSSPYEIGLGWAVDLDKGDFIGKQALLAEHAAGTPRSLVGLEVDWYDLERLFGEANLPPQVAGRASRTAVPVYAGGQHVGQATSMVFSPILKKYIALATVRSEYAALGTPLEFEITVEYERKRAGATVSKMPFYNPAQKRALPNG; encoded by the coding sequence ATGCCGATCCCCTCACCACTCTATAGCCGCACCGCCGCCCTGTGCACTACGCAAGAATGGCGAGACTGGTCCGGCTACTTCTCCGCCATCACCTACGGCCCCAGCCACGAAGTGGAGTACTACGCCGTGCGCAATGCCGCGGGGCTGATGGATGCTTCGCCCCTCTATAAATACGAAATCCGTGGTGCAGACGCTGAGCGCTTGCTTGACCGCATGGTCACGCGCAACGTGGCCAAGAGCCGCGTGGGCCAAGTGCTGTACACGCCGTGGTGCGATGAGGACGGTAAGGTCATCGACGATGGCACGCTGGCTCGCCTAGGCAAGGACCACTTCCGTCTGACGGCGGCCGACCCAAGCCTGCGCTGGTTGCAGGATGTAGGCTACGGGCTGGATGTTGAGCTGCGCGATGTCTCGACCGAGCTGGCCGCGTTAGCGCTGCAAGGACCAAACAGCTACCCCATTCTCAAATCTCTATTCTCGAATCTCAAACTAGAAACCCTACGTTATTACAACCTGCGCCAAACGGAGTTCAACGGCGCCCCACTCACCATCACGCGCACCGGCTACACCGGTGACCTGGGCTATGAGTTGTGGACGCCTGCCGAGCACGCCCCCGCCCTGTGGGACGCAGTGATGCAGGCCGGCGCCGGCTACGGCATCATGCCGTTGGGGCTGGCCGCGCTGGATATTCTGCGCGTGGAGGCTGGCTTGCTGTTGATCGAGGTGGACTACAGCAGTACCCTGCACGCCCGCATCCCAGAGCAGCAGAGCAGCCCGTATGAGATTGGCCTGGGCTGGGCGGTAGACCTGGACAAGGGTGACTTCATCGGCAAGCAGGCACTGCTGGCCGAGCACGCCGCAGGCACGCCGCGCAGTTTGGTTGGCCTGGAAGTGGATTGGTATGACCTAGAGCGCCTGTTCGGCGAGGCCAACCTGCCGCCGCAGGTGGCGGGCCGCGCCAGCCGCACGGCGGTGCCCGTGTACGCCGGCGGCCAGCATGTGGGCCAAGCCACCAGCATGGTGTTCTCGCCCATCCTCAAAAAATACATCGCCCTCGCCACCGTGCGCAGCGAATACGCCGCGCTGGGCACTCCGCTTGAATTTGAAATCACCGTAGAGTACGAGCGCAAGCGCGCCGGCGCCACGGTAAGCAAGATGCCTTTCTACAACCCAGCACAGAAACGAGCGCTGCCCAATGGCTAA
- a CDS encoding NAD(P)/FAD-dependent oxidoreductase, whose translation MAKQAQYDAIVIGGGHNGLVNAAYLSRAGLKTLVLEQRHVLGGATVSEEIYPGFKFSVFSYVVSLMRPEIIRELQLVRHGLTMLPLESTITPLPDGRYIYRGPDSAATFRSISQFSTRDAEAYREYSYAMYHMAKAVKYILGIRPPDPTSFHPRELMALLKLGKHFLGLGEENIYTLAKLMTMSSADFLEEWFETDPLVATLSASGIIGTFLGPRSPGSAYVLLHHYMGEIDGVFRAWGFARGGTGGVAEAIASSARALGAELRTEARVAQVITRNGRAVGVALQNGEEIYAKRIISSLDPKLTFLKLVNQNELPSDLVQRVSKFDSYGSSGKVNLALDGMPELSCLPGFGEHMRGAISISPSVNYIERAYDEAKYGRFAQKPYIDIILPSAIDPGMAPPGKHVMSCFVQYAPYQLAEGDWNSQREAFGDAVVNTLSEYMPNLKNMILHRQVLSPWDIEQTIGMSGGNIFQGELSLSQLFFLRPAPGWAQYRTPIANYYQCGSGTHPGGGITGAPGRLAAIEILKDAGKVLV comes from the coding sequence ATGGCTAAGCAAGCACAGTACGATGCCATCGTCATTGGCGGTGGGCACAACGGCTTGGTCAACGCCGCCTACCTCTCACGTGCCGGGCTGAAAACGCTGGTATTGGAACAACGCCACGTATTGGGCGGCGCCACGGTGAGCGAAGAGATCTACCCAGGCTTCAAGTTCAGCGTGTTCTCGTATGTGGTCAGCTTGATGCGCCCGGAGATCATCCGTGAGCTGCAACTGGTGCGCCACGGGTTGACCATGCTGCCGCTGGAATCGACGATCACGCCGCTGCCGGATGGCCGCTACATTTACCGCGGGCCGGACTCGGCAGCCACCTTCCGCAGCATCAGCCAATTCTCCACCCGCGATGCGGAGGCCTACCGCGAGTACAGCTACGCCATGTATCACATGGCCAAGGCGGTCAAGTACATTCTTGGCATCCGCCCACCCGACCCGACCTCGTTCCATCCGCGCGAGCTGATGGCGCTGCTCAAGCTGGGCAAGCATTTCCTCGGCCTGGGCGAAGAGAACATCTATACGCTGGCCAAGTTGATGACGATGAGCTCGGCCGATTTCCTTGAGGAGTGGTTTGAGACGGACCCGCTGGTGGCCACGCTATCGGCGAGTGGCATCATCGGCACCTTCCTCGGCCCGCGCTCACCGGGCAGCGCCTATGTGCTGCTGCATCACTACATGGGCGAGATCGATGGCGTGTTCCGCGCCTGGGGCTTTGCCCGCGGCGGCACGGGCGGCGTGGCCGAGGCCATCGCCAGCTCGGCGCGTGCGCTCGGTGCGGAGTTACGTACTGAAGCACGCGTGGCGCAGGTCATCACGCGCAATGGGCGCGCCGTGGGCGTCGCGCTGCAAAACGGCGAGGAGATCTATGCCAAACGCATTATCTCCAGCCTGGACCCCAAACTCACCTTCCTCAAGCTGGTAAACCAAAATGAGCTGCCCAGCGATTTGGTGCAGCGTGTGAGTAAGTTCGACTCGTATGGCTCGTCTGGCAAGGTGAACTTAGCCTTGGACGGCATGCCAGAGTTGAGTTGCCTGCCTGGTTTCGGCGAGCACATGCGCGGCGCCATCTCGATCAGCCCCAGCGTGAATTACATTGAGCGTGCCTACGACGAAGCCAAGTACGGCCGCTTTGCGCAGAAGCCGTATATTGACATCATCCTGCCCTCTGCCATTGACCCCGGCATGGCCCCTCCGGGCAAGCACGTCATGTCGTGCTTCGTACAATACGCCCCCTACCAACTGGCTGAGGGTGACTGGAACAGCCAGCGCGAAGCCTTTGGCGATGCGGTGGTGAATACGCTGAGTGAGTACATGCCCAACTTGAAGAACATGATCTTGCACCGCCAGGTGCTTTCGCCGTGGGATATTGAGCAGACCATCGGCATGAGCGGCGGCAACATCTTCCAGGGCGAGCTCAGTTTGTCGCAGCTGTTCTTCCTGCGGCCCGCCCCCGGCTGGGCGCAATACCGCACACCCATCGCCAACTACTACCAGTGCGGCTCCGGCACGCACCCGGGCGGCGGCATCACCGGCGCACCGGGGCGCCTGGCCGCCATTGAGATCCTCAAAGACGCCGGCAAGGTGTTGGTATGA
- a CDS encoding NAD(P)/FAD-dependent oxidoreductase, whose amino-acid sequence MSAQANYDAIIIGGGHNGLVSALVLARAGRRVLVLERRGQLGGAASTEELIPGFHFNTGAPNANLLPADVLALLGKDALHFVEPEVRAFAPQLDESAVTIWRSTERTAMELATHSANDARAYWEYARQLERFSGVLSKMAHLRPPSLTENPARVLWGWARLALELRRLGGGDMMDFMRVLPMGAATWLNEHFETEAIKGLYAAYATTGVMQGPRASGTAFMLLYQHMGGLQQRAVVGGVGAVSAGLAAEAQEHGAEIRTDASVMRILLKDGRVYGVELEGGEQLTAPQVLSNADPHTTYLKLLGAAQLQPRMYRRLRSLKLRGSSATVHFALSGLPQFLAAAGQPERLQGDILISPSLDYAEQAYDNAKHGRLSAKPVLMARIPTLLDSSLAPAHKHTLSVTVRYAPYSLAESDWDAQRERLGDLALDTLAEYAPNLRTLVEARRVITPLDYESDYGLAGGSEMHGQMGLDQLLLQRPIPGTIGYRLGTPAPQGLYLCGAGAHPGGGLTGLPGLLAARQALGE is encoded by the coding sequence ATGAGCGCGCAAGCCAACTACGATGCAATCATCATCGGCGGCGGGCACAACGGCTTGGTCTCGGCGCTGGTGCTGGCGCGTGCTGGCCGCCGCGTGCTGGTGCTGGAACGCCGCGGCCAATTGGGCGGCGCCGCCAGCACTGAGGAGTTGATTCCCGGCTTCCACTTCAACACTGGCGCACCGAATGCCAACCTGCTGCCGGCGGATGTGTTGGCGCTGCTAGGCAAAGACGCGCTGCACTTCGTGGAGCCTGAGGTGCGCGCCTTTGCGCCGCAACTAGACGAGAGCGCCGTCACCATCTGGCGCAGCACCGAGCGCACCGCCATGGAGCTGGCTACCCATTCTGCCAACGATGCGCGCGCCTACTGGGAGTACGCCCGCCAACTGGAACGCTTTTCCGGCGTGCTCTCCAAGATGGCGCACTTGCGCCCGCCCAGCCTGACCGAGAACCCGGCGCGTGTGCTGTGGGGCTGGGCGCGGCTGGCGCTGGAGCTGCGCCGCTTGGGCGGCGGCGACATGATGGATTTCATGCGCGTGCTGCCGATGGGCGCGGCTACCTGGCTGAACGAACACTTTGAAACTGAAGCCATCAAGGGCTTGTATGCGGCCTATGCCACCACCGGCGTAATGCAAGGCCCACGCGCCAGCGGCACTGCCTTCATGCTGCTGTACCAGCACATGGGCGGTTTGCAGCAACGCGCGGTGGTGGGCGGCGTGGGCGCAGTGAGCGCTGGGCTGGCCGCCGAGGCGCAGGAGCATGGCGCCGAGATCCGCACGGATGCCAGCGTAATGCGCATTCTGTTGAAAGATGGCCGCGTGTACGGCGTGGAGCTTGAAGGCGGCGAGCAGCTCACCGCACCCCAGGTGCTCTCCAATGCCGACCCGCATACTACTTATCTGAAACTATTGGGCGCGGCACAACTGCAGCCGCGTATGTACCGCCGCTTGCGCAGCCTTAAGCTGCGCGGCAGCAGCGCCACAGTGCACTTTGCGCTCAGCGGCCTGCCGCAGTTCCTGGCAGCCGCCGGCCAGCCGGAACGGCTGCAGGGCGACATCCTCATCAGCCCCAGTTTGGATTACGCCGAGCAAGCCTATGACAATGCCAAGCATGGCCGCCTCTCAGCCAAGCCCGTGCTGATGGCGCGCATCCCCACGCTCTTGGATAGCAGCTTGGCGCCCGCCCACAAGCACACCCTCTCCGTCACCGTGCGCTATGCGCCCTATTCGCTGGCAGAAAGCGATTGGGATGCACAACGTGAGCGCCTGGGCGACCTGGCGCTGGACACGCTGGCCGAATACGCCCCCAACCTGCGCACATTAGTAGAAGCGCGCCGCGTGATCACGCCGTTGGACTATGAGAGCGACTACGGCTTGGCGGGCGGCAGCGAGATGCACGGCCAGATGGGCTTGGACCAATTGCTGCTGCAGCGCCCCATTCCGGGCACCATCGGCTACCGCCTCGGCACGCCGGCACCGCAGGGCCTGTACCTCTGCGGCGCGGGCGCCCACCCCGGCGGCGGGCTGACTGGCTTGCCGGGGCTGCTGGCAGCCCGCCAGGCACTGGGCGAATAA
- a CDS encoding neutral zinc metallopeptidase gives MSFNDQKRLDPSQVQDRRGRSTGRTVLVGGGGLGLILLLVSMFLGIDPSALLGAAEPQTGYAQEPAALASECRTGADANSREDCQLVGFVNSIQAFWADELPQYGVNYVPAQTVLFSGSTEAACGFASSASGPFYCQRDRTVYVDLSFFDTILTRLGARGGPLATAYVIAHEYGHHVQNLFGVLNTSGAIQDTGPESDIVFTELQADCLAGIWMSHATETGYLSSLTRDEILQALDAAVSVGDDRIQQQTQGYIVPDAWTHGSSQQRLDALQDGLNSGDIESCNTPGW, from the coding sequence ATGTCATTTAACGATCAAAAACGACTCGATCCCTCCCAGGTGCAAGACCGGCGCGGCCGCAGCACTGGGCGCACCGTGCTGGTGGGCGGCGGCGGGCTGGGCCTGATCCTGCTGTTGGTCTCGATGTTCCTGGGGATCGACCCCTCCGCCTTGCTGGGCGCGGCCGAGCCGCAGACTGGCTATGCGCAAGAGCCGGCCGCATTGGCCAGCGAATGCCGCACCGGGGCGGATGCCAACAGCCGCGAGGATTGCCAACTGGTTGGCTTCGTCAACAGCATCCAGGCTTTCTGGGCAGACGAGTTGCCGCAATATGGCGTGAACTACGTGCCGGCACAAACCGTGCTCTTCTCCGGCTCTACCGAAGCGGCCTGTGGCTTTGCGTCCAGTGCCAGTGGCCCGTTCTACTGCCAGCGGGATCGCACGGTGTACGTCGATCTCTCGTTCTTCGACACCATCCTCACCCGGCTTGGGGCGCGCGGCGGCCCATTGGCGACTGCCTATGTGATCGCGCACGAGTACGGCCACCATGTGCAGAACCTGTTCGGCGTGCTCAACACCTCGGGGGCGATCCAGGACACCGGGCCAGAGAGCGACATCGTTTTCACCGAGTTGCAGGCCGATTGCCTGGCCGGCATTTGGATGAGCCACGCCACGGAGACCGGTTACCTCAGCAGCCTGACGCGCGACGAAATTCTGCAGGCGCTGGACGCAGCCGTCTCGGTGGGCGACGATCGCATCCAGCAGCAGACACAAGGCTACATCGTGCCGGATGCGTGGACGCACGGCTCATCGCAACAGCGTTTGGATGCGCTGCAAGACGGGCTGAACTCGGGTGATATCGAAAGCTGCAACACCCCTGGCTGGTAA
- a CDS encoding MFS transporter: MQKLPLLKLLAIASFGFALTLFTNTLDPALYGFKVLQLAPQNPNTLLGFSTAAGSLLVLLMGPLVGLLSDRTRSPLGRRLPYFIAGVPLMIAGLLLVGLAPSVAAFVLGVLLWRFGDNIIFAPWEALYADRVPAAQRGLASGLKSLTEILAVLVGRLAAGELMAAVPLHGQVALLAAMAVPSLGLLLALLFTWLVMRDEPFEQGEPVREPLLNTYIDSFRFDWRTQHAFRWWFLNRFLFWVAFVTLSQFLLLFVVGVVGLPEADAQRYLARLSIVLGGAILAVAVPSGRLADRIGRAPVVIAACLMAAAGTLLVLVVRDLNWLMVAAGLIGCGAGIYLSANFAQLTDIVPKPEAGRYIGLAGIAGAAGGTLARLLGGLLIDPLNQLTPAGTLGYLTLYGVAALLFVAAAWVASFTTKEV; encoded by the coding sequence ATGCAAAAGTTACCTTTGCTAAAACTGCTCGCCATCGCCTCGTTTGGCTTCGCTCTGACGCTGTTCACCAACACGCTCGACCCGGCGCTGTACGGCTTCAAGGTCTTGCAGCTCGCCCCCCAGAATCCGAATACGCTGCTGGGTTTCAGCACTGCCGCCGGTTCGCTGCTGGTGCTGCTGATGGGGCCGCTGGTAGGCCTGCTGTCTGACCGCACGCGCTCCCCGCTCGGCCGCCGCTTGCCATACTTCATCGCTGGCGTGCCGCTAATGATCGCTGGCCTGCTGCTGGTCGGCCTGGCGCCCTCGGTAGCGGCCTTTGTGCTCGGCGTGCTGCTGTGGCGCTTTGGTGACAACATCATCTTCGCCCCCTGGGAGGCGCTATATGCCGACCGCGTGCCGGCGGCCCAGCGCGGCCTGGCCTCGGGGCTCAAATCGCTCACTGAGATCCTGGCCGTGCTGGTGGGGCGCTTGGCCGCCGGTGAGCTGATGGCGGCTGTGCCGCTGCACGGCCAAGTCGCCTTGCTGGCTGCCATGGCCGTGCCCTCACTGGGTTTGCTGCTGGCACTGCTGTTCACCTGGCTGGTTATGCGTGATGAGCCCTTCGAGCAAGGCGAGCCGGTGCGCGAGCCGCTGCTCAACACCTACATAGATAGCTTTCGCTTTGATTGGCGCACCCAGCACGCCTTTCGCTGGTGGTTCCTCAACCGCTTCTTGTTCTGGGTTGCCTTCGTGACGCTCAGCCAGTTCCTGCTGCTCTTCGTGGTGGGTGTGGTGGGCCTACCCGAAGCCGACGCGCAGCGCTACCTGGCGCGCCTATCCATCGTGCTGGGGGGCGCGATCCTGGCGGTGGCCGTGCCCTCTGGCCGCCTGGCCGACCGTATTGGCCGTGCACCCGTGGTCATCGCCGCCTGCCTGATGGCCGCGGCGGGCACGCTGCTGGTGCTGGTGGTGCGTGACCTCAACTGGCTGATGGTGGCCGCGGGTCTTATCGGCTGCGGGGCGGGCATTTATCTCTCAGCCAATTTTGCCCAACTGACTGACATCGTGCCCAAGCCGGAGGCCGGGCGCTACATTGGCCTGGCTGGCATCGCCGGGGCGGCGGGTGGCACGCTGGCGCGGCTGCTGGGCGGCCTGCTGATCGACCCGCTCAATCAGCTCACCCCGGCGGGTACGCTGGGCTATCTGACGCTGTATGGGGTAGCGGCGCTGTTATTTGTTGCCGCGGCTTGGGTGGCGAGCTTTACGACGAAAGAAGTGTGA
- a CDS encoding citrate synthase/methylcitrate synthase produces MSNYVPGLQGIVAVQTNKSKVDGQAGELVIAGFKLEEIASRASFEEMVYLLWHDRLPSASELAAFTQSLAALRALPEATLALLKASASPQLDLMDALRMATGTLGLDAPADDTDDWLAKRLLATFPTIVAAAWRLANGKEPIAPDASLGHAANYLYMLEGKAPSAARVRGLETYLNTVIDHGSNASTFTARVIMSTGTDFVSAIVGAIGALKGPLHGGAPGPALDMVFEIGTAENAEPVLRKKLEAGELLMGFGHRVYKVRDPRADVLSKAAREFYEADGDMALYNLVQDVEQTAIRLLEEYKPGRNLQTNVEFYTALLLHGLDFPIPLFTPTFAVSRVGGWLAHCFEQRAEGRIIRPQSEYTGVDDRKWVPVEQR; encoded by the coding sequence ATGTCTAACTACGTACCCGGTTTGCAGGGCATCGTTGCCGTGCAGACGAATAAAAGCAAAGTGGATGGCCAGGCAGGCGAGCTGGTCATCGCTGGTTTCAAGCTGGAAGAGATCGCCAGCCGCGCCAGTTTCGAAGAGATGGTCTATCTGCTATGGCATGACCGCTTGCCCAGCGCCAGCGAGCTGGCTGCCTTCACGCAGTCGCTGGCGGCGCTGCGCGCGCTGCCCGAGGCCACACTGGCCTTGCTAAAAGCTAGCGCCAGCCCCCAGCTGGACTTGATGGACGCGCTGCGCATGGCTACCGGCACGCTGGGCCTCGATGCGCCCGCGGATGACACGGATGACTGGCTGGCCAAGCGCCTGCTTGCCACCTTCCCCACCATTGTGGCTGCGGCCTGGCGCCTAGCCAACGGCAAGGAGCCGATTGCGCCGGACGCTAGCTTGGGCCACGCGGCCAACTACCTCTACATGCTGGAGGGCAAGGCGCCCAGTGCGGCACGCGTGCGCGGGCTGGAGACCTACCTCAACACCGTGATCGACCACGGTTCGAACGCATCCACCTTCACGGCACGCGTGATCATGTCCACCGGTACGGATTTCGTCTCGGCCATCGTGGGCGCCATCGGCGCGCTCAAGGGCCCGCTGCACGGCGGCGCGCCCGGCCCGGCGCTGGACATGGTCTTCGAGATCGGCACGGCGGAGAACGCCGAGCCGGTGCTGCGCAAAAAGCTGGAGGCGGGCGAGCTGCTGATGGGCTTCGGCCACCGCGTCTACAAAGTGCGTGACCCGCGTGCCGATGTGCTCTCCAAGGCGGCACGTGAATTCTACGAAGCCGACGGCGACATGGCGCTCTATAACCTGGTGCAGGATGTGGAGCAGACCGCTATCCGCCTGCTGGAAGAGTACAAGCCCGGCCGCAACTTGCAAACCAACGTGGAGTTTTACACCGCCCTGCTGCTGCACGGGCTGGACTTCCCCATTCCGCTGTTCACGCCCACCTTCGCGGTGAGCCGCGTGGGCGGCTGGCTGGCGCACTGCTTCGAGCAGCGCGCCGAGGGCCGCATCATCCGCCCGCAGTCTGAGTACACCGGCGTGGATGATAGAAAATGGGTGCCAGTAGAACAACGATAG
- a CDS encoding DUF2200 domain-containing protein, with amino-acid sequence MAKTLNPRIYKLTFASVYPMYVQKAEKKGRTQAEVDTIVHWLTGYNKKQMDAQIKKEVTFETFFAEAPKMNPARQLITGVICGIRLEEIEDPLMKEMRYLDKLVDELAKGKAMEKILRQPAEAVS; translated from the coding sequence ATGGCCAAAACCTTAAACCCGCGTATCTACAAGCTCACCTTTGCCAGCGTGTACCCTATGTACGTGCAGAAGGCCGAGAAAAAAGGCCGCACCCAGGCTGAGGTGGACACCATCGTGCACTGGCTGACGGGCTACAACAAGAAGCAGATGGACGCGCAGATCAAGAAGGAAGTTACTTTCGAAACCTTTTTCGCTGAAGCGCCCAAGATGAACCCGGCGCGCCAGCTCATCACCGGTGTGATCTGCGGTATCCGCCTCGAAGAGATCGAAGACCCGTTGATGAAAGAGATGCGCTACCTGGATAAGCTGGTAGACGAACTAGCCAAGGGCAAGGCAATGGAAAAGATCCTGCGCCAGCCGGCTGAGGCTGTAAGCTAA